From Diospyros lotus cultivar Yz01 chromosome 4, ASM1463336v1, whole genome shotgun sequence, a single genomic window includes:
- the LOC127800674 gene encoding cytochrome P450 81C13-like — protein sequence MENVYPYLAFLLSLLLLVFHHFLRRKRKLPPSPLALPIIGHLHLIKNQPHLALQRLASKYGPILFLRLGSLPVVVVSSPSAVQECFTKNDIIFANRPRSLSGDYLTYNYTVVVWASYCDLWRDLRRLTSIELFSSRSLQKSSIIRKDETRNLISHLLRISRTGIRKLELRYWLSLLTFNIITRLAAGKRCVADGEAGTEEGKRLLEGLTEVFVPRSPVALCDFFPILRWVGNKQQEKSMMAMRDKRDELLQGILDEFREKKAKSSDTGEHNETLIETLVGLQESEPEFYTDDMIKSIILTMFIAGTETSATTMERAILLLLDHPEAFQRLRAEIDNQVGHGRLIEESDLAKLPFLHCVINETLRLHPTIPLLLPHYSSEECTLGGFKVLQGTTLLVNAWALHRDPKVWDEPEKFRPERFEGERPEEFKFIPFGMGRRACPGASMAMRAVSLVVGALVQCFELENVGQGEASQGSGSGVTTLKNEASEVAFFPRRNALELMSQLQNNMDPR from the exons ATGGAAAACGTGTACCCTTACTTGGCTTTCCTGCTTTCCCTTCTCCTCCTCGTCTTCCACCATTTCCTCCGCCGCAAGCGGAAGCTGCCACCAAGTCCGCTCGCTCTTCCCATAATCGGCCACCTCCACCTCATCAAGAACCAGCCTCATCTGGCGCTGCAGCGACTGGCATCCAAGTACGGCCCAATTCTGTTTCTCCGGCTTGGCTCTCTGCCCGTCGTCGTCGTGTCTTCTCCATCCGCCGTCCAAGAATGCTTCACCAAGAACGACATCATCTTCGCGAACCGCCCTCGATCCCTCTCCGGCGATTACTTAACCTACAATTACACCGTCGTTGTCTGGGCTTCGTACTGCGATTTGTGGCGCGACCTTCGCCGCCTGACTTCCATCGAGCTCTTCTCTTCGAGAAGCCTCCAGAAGTCCTCCATCATCCGCAAGGACGAAACTCGTAATCTCATCTCCCATCTTCTCAGGATTTCTAGAACTGGGATTCGCAAGCTGGAGCTGAGGTATTGGCTCTCGCTTTTGACTTTCAATATCATAACCCGGCTAGCCGCCGGCAAGCGGTGCGTGGCCGACGGGGAGGCTGGAACAGAGGAAGGGAAGCGGCTTCTTGAAGGGCTTACGGAGGTGTTTGTCCCTCGTTCGCCGGTGGCCTTGTGtgatttctttcccattttgaGATGGGTCGGCAATAAACAGCAGGAGAAGAGCATGATGGCTATGCGGGATAAGAGAGATGAGTTATTGCAGGGTATTTTGGATGAGTTCCGAGAGAAGAAAGCCAAGTCTTCTGACACTGGAGAACATAACGAAACACTAATTGAAACTCTGGTTGGTCTCCAAGAATCCGAGCCCGAGTTCTACACGGACGACATGATCAAAAGCATAATCTTG ACCATGTTTATAGCAGGAACCGAAACATCCGCAACTACAATGGAAAGGGCAATATTGCTTCTGCTAGATCACCCGGAGGCATTCCAAAGGCTTAGAGCAGAGATCGACAACCAAGTTGGACATGGCCGCTTGATAGAAGAGTCGGATCTTGCGAAGCTTCCCTTCCTTCACTGCGTCATCAATGAGACCCTAAGGTTACATCCCACCATTCCACTTCTATTACCCCATTATTCATCTGAAGAATGCACTCTCGGAGGATTCAAAGTACTGCAAGGAACAACACTTTTGGTGAATGCTTGGGCGTTACACAGAGATCCCAAGGTTTGGGACGAACCCGAAAAGTTTAGACCAGAGAGGTTTGAAGGGGAAAGACCAGAAGAGTTCAAATTCATTCCATTTGGAATGGGAAGAAGAGCTTGCCCCGGAGCCAGTATGGCCATGCGAGCTGTTTCATTGGTAGTTGGTGCGCTTGTTCAGTGTTTCGAGTTGGAAAACGTTGGCCAGGGGGAGGCTAGCCAAGGTTCTGGTTCTGGTGTTACTACTCTCAAGAATGAAGCCTCAGAGGTTGCCTTCTTTCCTAGACGAAACGCACTTGAGCTCATGTCTCAACTTCAAAATAATATGGATCCAAGGTAA
- the LOC127800675 gene encoding putative cyclin-A3-1 codes for MADKENSVRLTRLAKKRAAEAVAAPEPQPATKKRVVLGEITNSSNPPATGDLDSKRKCRTSKKVKKAVATKKTAAAPDIDEKPEDPQMCVYYASDIYAYLLNLEVEAKRRPLGDYIEKVQKDVSANMRGVLVDWLVEVAEEYKLCSDTLYLSISYIDRFLSLHALNRQRLQLLGVSSMLIAAKYEEINPPNVEDFCYITDNTYTKQEVVKMEADILKYLNFELGGPTIKTFLRRFTRIAQEDYIAPNLELEFLCCYLAELSLLDYGCVKFLPSLVAASVVFISRFTVQPKSHPWSSALQQFSGYKPADLKECVVILHDLQLKKRGSALVAVREKYNQHKFKCASALSSPQEIPSSFFEDVEDS; via the exons ATGGCGGACAAGGAGAATTCAGTGCGTCTCACTCGCTTGGCGAAGAAGAGGGCGGCCGAAGCCGTGGCCGCCCCGGAACCTCAACCCGCCACCAAGAAGAGGGTGGTTTTGGGCGAGATTACGAACTCGTCGAATCCCCCGGCGACTGGGGATCTGGATTCCAAGCGGAAGTGCCGGACGAGCAAGAAGGTCAAGAAGGCAGTGGCCACAAAGAAAACAGCGGCGGCGCCAGACATTGATGAGAAACCGGAGGATCCCCAAATGTGTGTCTATTACGCGTCTGATATATACGCGTATCTTCTTAACTTGGAG GTGGAAGCTAAGAGGAGGCCATTGGGGGATTACATTGAGAAGGTCCAGAAGGATGTGAGCGCCAATATGAGGGGTGTTTTGGTGGATTGGTTAGTGGAAGTTGCAGAGGAGTACAAGCTTTGCTCGGACACTTTGTATCTATCGATCTCCTACATTGATAGATTTTTATCACTCCATGCTCTCAATAGGCAGAGGCTCCAGTTGCTTGGAGTTTCCTCAATGCTTATAGCGGC GAAGTATGAGGAGATCAATCCACCAAATGTTGAAGATTTTTGTTACATTACAGACAACACATACACAAAGCAAGAGGTGGTGAAAATGGAGGCTGATATTCTCAAATACCTGAATTTTGAATTGGGTGGTCCCACAATTAAGACATTTCTAAG GAGATTCACCAGGATTGCTCAAGAAGACTACATC GCCCCAAATCTGGAGTTGGAGTTCCTCTGTTGCTATCTTGCTGAGTTAAGCTTGTTGGATTATGGCTGTGTGAAATTCTTACCTTCGTTGGTGGCTGCATCTGTTGTGTTTATTTCAAGGTTTACAGTCCAACCGAAATCACATCCTTGG AGTTCAGCCCTGCAACAATTTTCTGGATATAAACCAGCAGACTTGAAGGAATGTGTTGTTATTTTACATGACTTGCaattaaagaaaaggggaagtgcTCTGGTTGCAGTAAGAGAGAAATACAACCAGCATAAG TTCAAATGTGCGTCAGCACTATCCTCTCCTCAGGAGATACCCAGTTCCTTTTTTGAAGATGTTGAAGATTCATAG
- the LOC127799666 gene encoding agamous-like MADS-box protein AGL104, with translation MGRVKLQIKKIENTTNRQVTFSKRRNGLIKKAYELSVLCDVDVALIMFSPSGRVSIFSGNNKSIEDVVSRYLNLPEHERGRALAKLKVEAEADKRYQAASPVSADSQMEELQQEIFRCKSQLEEMEKRLRIFEGNASEITTLSEAQYREHILEETLKCVRLRKQVLEEKYDYPGVQSTSQLHLPPEDGNLNSFVARNPDHILDWLPQRDPQVQIMNFLGSNGLLPLREEGQVGIENILPAAAAASSSFLQGQNVVQLEDETSPSSTTGMEEDDNISMQRHHHLIGQQEVGSFRLHKAEKEHCKNYFCLN, from the exons ATGGGAAGAGTGAAGCTGCAGATCAAGAAGATTGAGAACACCACCAACCGGCAGGTGACTTTCTCGAAAAGAAGAAATGGTCTCATCAAGAAGGCTTATGAACTATCTGTTCTCTGCGATGTTGATGTTGCCCTCATCATGTTTTCCCCTTCTGGGAGAGTCAGCATCTTCTCTGGAAACAACAAAAG CATTGAAGATGTTGTTTCAAGATACTTGAATCTTCCAGAGCACGAACGCGGAAG GGCTTTGGCCAAGCTGAAGGTTGAAGCAGAAGCAGATAAAAGATACCAAGCTGCAAG CCCTGTGAGTGCAGATTCCCAGATGGAG GAACTTCAACAAGAAATTTTTCGTTGCAAGTCTCAGTTGGAGGAAATGGAGAAAAGGTTGAG GATTTTCGAAGGTAATGCTTCCGAAATTACCACTCTCTCTGAGGCCCAGTACCGGGAGCACATCCTTGAGGAGACACTAAAATGTGTCCGTTTACGCAAG caagttttggaggagaaatatGACTATCCGGGCGTGCAATCAACTTCGCAG TTGCATCTGCCTCCAGAGGATGGGAATTTAAACAGCTTTGTTGCGAGAAATCCAGATCACATCTTGGATTGGCTACCGCAGAGAGATCCACAAGTGCAGATCATGAACTTTCTGGGTTCAAATGGCCTTCTGCCGCTCAG AGAAGAGGGTCAGGTGGGCATAGAGAACATATtgccagcagcagcagcagcatcttCGAGCTTTCTGCAGGGCCAAAACGTAGTACAGCTGGAGGATGAGACGAGCCCAAGCAGTACTACAGGCATGGAGGAAGATGACAACATCAGCATGCAAAGACACCACCACTTGATCGGGCAGCAG GAAGTGGGCAGTTTCCGGCTCCACAAGGCAGAGAAGGAGCACTGCAAGAACTACTTCTGTCTCAATTGA